Sequence from the Symbiopectobacterium purcellii genome:
TTAATAGATATAAGAAAAAGATATGAATATTGAGCGAGTTATTCGCTATTTATCCAGTCAATTAATGGCTTGGCGCACAGGGTGATAATTTCCATACGGCACCACAGGCCTTTGTTCGGCGACAAGATCAACGAAACTGCGGCCGAATAAAAATCTGGCTATGAGCGTTTTTTCAAGATGAAGGTGCTTTGATGCCGTGGGTGAGGCGAGCTTGCCCCTGCATGCAGGGGCAATAAATCAGAGGTATTTGCACAGATAAGAGGTCGGTTCGGCCACTTGCAGGTAGAACTCACTGTTGCCCGGCACAGAGAATACGGCACCGGGTCCGAAAACTTGCCATTCATCGCTGCCCGGCAGTTTTACCGTTAGCGCGCCGCTCACCACGGTCATCTCTTCCGGCTGTCCAGTACCAAAGGTGTACTCTCCCGCTTCCATTACGCCCACGCTGGCACGGCCGATGGAGTCACTGTCAAAACCGATAGATTTCACTTTTCCAGAAAAATATTCATTAACATTCAACATAAATACAGCACCTGTGATCAGAAACGAGAAAAAAGAAATAACAGACGAAAACCGCCTATGAAGCGGCAGAAACACGTAACATTTGCAGGATCTCTGTCACGATAACATCCGGCGTGGCAGAGGCAGCGACCACATGGTGCGCCACATCGCGGTACAGCGTCTCGCGCGCCGCCAGCACGTCGGCCATCTCGTCAACAATCGGACGTCCCGTTAAGGTGGGGCGTTGGTGCGCTTCAGGGCAGGCTTCCAGACGATCGCCCAACAGCGTCGCAGAGGCAAACAGATAGATAACTATCCCTTGCGAGCGCATAAACTGACGGTTTTGCGGCGAAAGCACCATACCTCCGCCAGTGGCGATCACACAGCGCGACTGTGTCACTTGTTGCAGGGCGACGCTTTCTCGCTGGCGAAAACCGTGCCACCCTTCATTAGCAACCACCTCTGCCACACTCATTTTGCTGGTTTGCTGCATAAACAGATCGGTATCGGCAAACTGATAACCTAACGCACGCGCCAGCGCAGT
This genomic interval carries:
- the ppnP gene encoding pyrimidine/purine nucleoside phosphorylase — translated: MLNVNEYFSGKVKSIGFDSDSIGRASVGVMEAGEYTFGTGQPEEMTVVSGALTVKLPGSDEWQVFGPGAVFSVPGNSEFYLQVAEPTSYLCKYL
- the aroL gene encoding shikimate kinase AroL produces the protein MSQPIFMVGARGCGKTTVGTALARALGYQFADTDLFMQQTSKMSVAEVVANEGWHGFRQRESVALQQVTQSRCVIATGGGMVLSPQNRQFMRSQGIVIYLFASATLLGDRLEACPEAHQRPTLTGRPIVDEMADVLAARETLYRDVAHHVVAASATPDVIVTEILQMLRVSAAS